The Bombus vancouverensis nearcticus chromosome 17, iyBomVanc1_principal, whole genome shotgun sequence genome has a window encoding:
- the LOC117165129 gene encoding putative fatty acyl-CoA reductase CG5065 → MNTINKERNKNGINKGLNKTNTLEEFYAGSGILLTGTTGFVGKGLLEKLIRMCPRIAAIFILLRPKTDETIEQRFKKLIDDPIYDNIKAKHPSVLSKVYPVKGDVSLSDLGLSREDRNLLLEKVNIVFHAAATVIFNEPLHVAVNVNTKGTAHVIELWSELKHPISFVHVSTAFSNANLHEIEERVYTTSLNPSEVIDVCDKFDKTSINQIEKKILKTYPNTYTFSKNLAEQIVASKCKDLPVAIVRPSIIGASLEEPCPGWLENISAITGILLLVSRGCATAIRGRKDARLDVVPVDFVVDTIICTAWHVTQQRGHEVKVYNCTTNANSFKWGQLQQLVLKCSRETPLNDTLWYPGCPMIANRYIYNVLSVIPYILPAFIIDIFLRLRGSKPIMMKLLKNGHKLFTSVTYFTTHEWTFQRDNCSDLARKVKMLNDSDMVKLDLRDMDWEKYVAIYLMGIKKFILKQEFQPTARQRLARLYWIHQITKISSIIILLWIMLYFVY, encoded by the exons ATGAATACAATCAATAAAGAAAGGAATAAGAATGGGATCAATAAAGGGTTGAATAAGACGAATACTCTCGAAGAGTTCTACGCCGGTAGTGGGATTCTTCTGACTGGAACAACCGGTTTCGTTGGAAAAGGTCTCCTGGAAAAACTGATCCGCATGTGTCCTCGCATTGCTGCCATTTTTATATTACTTCGTCCAAAAACGGATGAAACGATAGAACAACGATTTAAGAAGCTCATAGATGATCct ATTTACGATAACATTAAAGCGAAACATCCCTCAGTTTTGAGCAAAGTTTACCCCGTCAAAGGAGACGTGAGTCTGTCAGATTTAGGTCTTTCGCGAGAAGATAGAAATCTGCTGTTAGAGAAAGTAAATATAGTGTTTCACGCCGCGGCCACTGTGATATTCAACGAGCCGTTACACGTGGCTGTTAATGTGAATACGAAAGGTACCGCTCATGTCATCGAGCTTTGGAGCGAACTAAAGCATCCGATTAGCTTCGTCCACGTTAGCACAGCTTTTAGTAATGCTAATCTACATGAGATCGAGGAAAGAGTTTATAC CACGAGCTTGAACCCTTCAGAGGTGATCGATGTGTGTGACAAATTCGACAAAACGTCGATCAACCAAATCGaaaaaaagattttaaaaaCTTATCCAAACACATACACATTCAGTAAGAATTTAGCAGAGCAGATTGTAGCAAGCAAGTGTAAAGATCTGCCAGTTGCGATAGTACGGCCAAGCATAATTGGTGCCTCTTTGGAAGAACCATGCCCTGGTTGGCTAGAGAATATTTCTGCAATAACAG GTATCCTTCTGCTAGTCAGTAGAGGATGTGCAACAGCGATACGGGGTAGGAAAGATGCAAGATTAGATGTAGTGCCCGTCGATTTCGTAGTTGACACGATAATATGTACTGCATGGCATGTCACGCAACAACGTGGTCACGAAGTTAAAGTTTACAACTGCACGACTAACGCTAACTCTTTTAA GTGGGGTCAGTTGCAACAGCTCGTGTTGAAGTGTAGCAGAGAAACGCCACTGAACGATACACTATGGTACCCGGGTTGTCCAATGATAGCTAATAGATATATTTACAACGTCCTGAGTGTAATCCCGTATATCTTGCCTGCTTTCATCATAGATATCTTTTTAAGACTCCGAGGTAGTAAACCAAT aATGATGAAACTTCTCAAAAATGGTCATAAGCTGTTCACATCGGTAACATATTTCACCACGCACGAATGGACTTTCCAAAGAGATAACTGTTCCGACTTAGCGAGGAAAGTAAAAATGTTGAACGACAGCGATATGGTCAAACTAGATTTACGGGATATGGATTGGGAGAAGTATGTTGCAATTTACCTGATGggaattaagaaatttattcTAAAACAAGAGTTTCAGCCAACAGCCCGACAACGATTAGCAAG gtTGTACTGGATACATCAGATCACCAAAATATCCagtataataattttgttatggataatgttatattttgtatactga